The Brachyhypopomus gauderio isolate BG-103 unplaced genomic scaffold, BGAUD_0.2 sc61, whole genome shotgun sequence genome window below encodes:
- the ptcd2 gene encoding pentatricopeptide repeat-containing protein 2, mitochondrial isoform X1, with translation MALRGLSYCTRFVVRHAYAARTSVLHGAEHSESFRCRAGAKRCLLSQEVMKLQDFQQRKLAVAHQVSGSKSDYFDALKKKMEKNELILKDELKLLLHLCQSAEDMVTARNAIYRYHEENYNVAFGEFRFGPLFMRLCYELGLEDMALSSLTDRTLKGFFSDCTSFNIGIDMLFTKGYYEGALEVVRVMKSQGVPFNKDTFMLAFATCYKLNTHTSFSICLALMEEAQIKGSLVPRRAYCFAVALALKRNDIERAQSIYSQIMNTDSRQCQNLRVLMLVMAQSIKDALSTLTAALHHKRSVFVKKTEISQDVVDALVESTADGPWEGQVKQVLGQLQQAGQVTPQSLDDLLCHTPAGRRSPLDALEWGRRRSYSRRTMKPLQSTLLSE, from the exons ATGGCGCTACGTGGATTGAGTTACTGTACCCGTTTTGTAGTTCGCCATGCTTATGCTGCAAGAACATCAGTACTTCATGGGGCAGAGCACTCGGAATCTTTTAGATGCCGAGCTGGGG CCAAGCGTTGTCTCCTGTCGCAGGAGGTGATGAAACTGCAGGATTTTCAGCAGAGGAAGCTAGCTGTGGCTCATCAGGTGTCTGGCTCAAAAA GTGATTATTTTGATGCATTAAAAAAGAAGATGGAAAAGAATGAGTTGATCCTGAAGGATGAACTAAAGCTACTTCTGCATCTGTGCCAGTCAGCTGAGGACATGGTCACGGCCAGAAATGCTATATATAG GTACCATGAGGAGAATTATAATGTCGCGTTTGGAGAGTTCAGGTTTGGACCGTTGTTTATGCGGCTTTGCTACGAGCTGGGTTTGGAAGACATGGCACTTTCTTCTCTGACAGATCGG ACATTAAAAGGATTCTTTTCAGACTGTACATCCTTTAACATCGGTATAGATATGCTTTTCACCAAAGGATACTATGAGG GTGCGctggaggtggtgagggtgatgaAGAGCCAAGGTGTCCCTTTCAACAAGGACACCTTCATGCTGGCGTTTGCAACCTGCTACAAATTA AATACCCATACGTCATTCAGTATATGTCTGGCACTGATGGAGGAAGCCCAGATCAAAGGCAGCCTCGTCCCCAGACGTGCTTATTGCTTTGCGGTTGCCCTTGCCTTAAAAAGG AATGATATTGAGCGAGCGCAGAGTATCTACTCCCAGATCATGAACACAGACAGCAGGCAGTGTCAAAATTTGAGG GTGCTAATGTTAGTTATGGCACAATCAATTAAAGATGCACTCTCAACCCTTACTGCTGCTCTGCATCACAAGAGGTCTGTCTTTGtaaagaaaacagaaatctCCCAGGATGTG GTAGATGCGTTGGTGGAGAGCACTGCTGATGGGCCCTGGGAGGGACAAGTTAAGCAGGTACTGGGGCAGCTGCAGCAGGCAGGTCAGGTGACGCCCCAGAGCCTGGATGACCTGCTGTGCCACACCCCTGCAGGGAGGAGGAGCCCTTTGGATGCTCTGgagtgggggaggaggaggagctacagCCGAAGGACAATGAAACCTCTGCAGTCCACACTGCTATCAGAGTGA
- the ptcd2 gene encoding pentatricopeptide repeat-containing protein 2, mitochondrial isoform X3 has product MEKNELILKDELKLLLHLCQSAEDMVTARNAIYRYHEENYNVAFGEFRFGPLFMRLCYELGLEDMALSSLTDRTLKGFFSDCTSFNIGIDMLFTKGYYEGALEVVRVMKSQGVPFNKDTFMLAFATCYKLNTHTSFSICLALMEEAQIKGSLVPRRAYCFAVALALKRNDIERAQSIYSQIMNTDSRQCQNLRVLMLVMAQSIKDALSTLTAALHHKRSVFVKKTEISQDVVDALVESTADGPWEGQVKQVLGQLQQAGQVTPQSLDDLLCHTPAGRRSPLDALEWGRRRSYSRRTMKPLQSTLLSE; this is encoded by the exons ATGGAAAAGAATGAGTTGATCCTGAAGGATGAACTAAAGCTACTTCTGCATCTGTGCCAGTCAGCTGAGGACATGGTCACGGCCAGAAATGCTATATATAG GTACCATGAGGAGAATTATAATGTCGCGTTTGGAGAGTTCAGGTTTGGACCGTTGTTTATGCGGCTTTGCTACGAGCTGGGTTTGGAAGACATGGCACTTTCTTCTCTGACAGATCGG ACATTAAAAGGATTCTTTTCAGACTGTACATCCTTTAACATCGGTATAGATATGCTTTTCACCAAAGGATACTATGAGG GTGCGctggaggtggtgagggtgatgaAGAGCCAAGGTGTCCCTTTCAACAAGGACACCTTCATGCTGGCGTTTGCAACCTGCTACAAATTA AATACCCATACGTCATTCAGTATATGTCTGGCACTGATGGAGGAAGCCCAGATCAAAGGCAGCCTCGTCCCCAGACGTGCTTATTGCTTTGCGGTTGCCCTTGCCTTAAAAAGG AATGATATTGAGCGAGCGCAGAGTATCTACTCCCAGATCATGAACACAGACAGCAGGCAGTGTCAAAATTTGAGG GTGCTAATGTTAGTTATGGCACAATCAATTAAAGATGCACTCTCAACCCTTACTGCTGCTCTGCATCACAAGAGGTCTGTCTTTGtaaagaaaacagaaatctCCCAGGATGTG GTAGATGCGTTGGTGGAGAGCACTGCTGATGGGCCCTGGGAGGGACAAGTTAAGCAGGTACTGGGGCAGCTGCAGCAGGCAGGTCAGGTGACGCCCCAGAGCCTGGATGACCTGCTGTGCCACACCCCTGCAGGGAGGAGGAGCCCTTTGGATGCTCTGgagtgggggaggaggaggagctacagCCGAAGGACAATGAAACCTCTGCAGTCCACACTGCTATCAGAGTGA
- the ptcd2 gene encoding pentatricopeptide repeat-containing protein 2, mitochondrial isoform X2 translates to MLMLQEHQYFMGQSTRNLLDAELGEVMKLQDFQQRKLAVAHQVSGSKSDYFDALKKKMEKNELILKDELKLLLHLCQSAEDMVTARNAIYRYHEENYNVAFGEFRFGPLFMRLCYELGLEDMALSSLTDRTLKGFFSDCTSFNIGIDMLFTKGYYEGALEVVRVMKSQGVPFNKDTFMLAFATCYKLNTHTSFSICLALMEEAQIKGSLVPRRAYCFAVALALKRNDIERAQSIYSQIMNTDSRQCQNLRVLMLVMAQSIKDALSTLTAALHHKRSVFVKKTEISQDVVDALVESTADGPWEGQVKQVLGQLQQAGQVTPQSLDDLLCHTPAGRRSPLDALEWGRRRSYSRRTMKPLQSTLLSE, encoded by the exons ATGCTTATGCTGCAAGAACATCAGTACTTCATGGGGCAGAGCACTCGGAATCTTTTAGATGCCGAGCTGGGG GAGGTGATGAAACTGCAGGATTTTCAGCAGAGGAAGCTAGCTGTGGCTCATCAGGTGTCTGGCTCAAAAA GTGATTATTTTGATGCATTAAAAAAGAAGATGGAAAAGAATGAGTTGATCCTGAAGGATGAACTAAAGCTACTTCTGCATCTGTGCCAGTCAGCTGAGGACATGGTCACGGCCAGAAATGCTATATATAG GTACCATGAGGAGAATTATAATGTCGCGTTTGGAGAGTTCAGGTTTGGACCGTTGTTTATGCGGCTTTGCTACGAGCTGGGTTTGGAAGACATGGCACTTTCTTCTCTGACAGATCGG ACATTAAAAGGATTCTTTTCAGACTGTACATCCTTTAACATCGGTATAGATATGCTTTTCACCAAAGGATACTATGAGG GTGCGctggaggtggtgagggtgatgaAGAGCCAAGGTGTCCCTTTCAACAAGGACACCTTCATGCTGGCGTTTGCAACCTGCTACAAATTA AATACCCATACGTCATTCAGTATATGTCTGGCACTGATGGAGGAAGCCCAGATCAAAGGCAGCCTCGTCCCCAGACGTGCTTATTGCTTTGCGGTTGCCCTTGCCTTAAAAAGG AATGATATTGAGCGAGCGCAGAGTATCTACTCCCAGATCATGAACACAGACAGCAGGCAGTGTCAAAATTTGAGG GTGCTAATGTTAGTTATGGCACAATCAATTAAAGATGCACTCTCAACCCTTACTGCTGCTCTGCATCACAAGAGGTCTGTCTTTGtaaagaaaacagaaatctCCCAGGATGTG GTAGATGCGTTGGTGGAGAGCACTGCTGATGGGCCCTGGGAGGGACAAGTTAAGCAGGTACTGGGGCAGCTGCAGCAGGCAGGTCAGGTGACGCCCCAGAGCCTGGATGACCTGCTGTGCCACACCCCTGCAGGGAGGAGGAGCCCTTTGGATGCTCTGgagtgggggaggaggaggagctacagCCGAAGGACAATGAAACCTCTGCAGTCCACACTGCTATCAGAGTGA